Proteins from one Streptomyces sp. 840.1 genomic window:
- a CDS encoding TNT domain-containing protein: protein MHRMRTVLAALGITAGLIAAPAASAAAKPENRPAGSIARHEPCTGEFHDDARLGPQWLPNRNRAPVGPLLKGYERTGGLSPQAFLKKYWEGPADSGSWKYPPNDGFGVVNGQVDKEPSKLRPGQRLDRFGSEYGGFLAPAGDSYAERALPPQNLNTREAAFPCDYRVYKVAKPFWVWQGSIAPWFEQSGGGQQIKLDAVFLDPGEGQRLNVKWLLEHGYLAPAA from the coding sequence ATGCACCGCATGCGCACGGTACTTGCCGCGCTGGGCATCACCGCCGGACTGATCGCGGCGCCCGCCGCGAGCGCCGCGGCGAAGCCGGAGAACCGGCCGGCCGGCAGCATCGCCCGGCACGAGCCCTGCACCGGCGAGTTCCACGACGACGCCCGGCTCGGCCCGCAGTGGCTGCCGAACAGGAACCGCGCCCCGGTGGGCCCGCTCCTGAAGGGCTACGAGCGGACCGGGGGCCTCTCGCCGCAGGCCTTCCTGAAGAAGTACTGGGAGGGGCCCGCCGACTCCGGCAGCTGGAAGTACCCGCCCAACGACGGCTTCGGCGTGGTCAACGGCCAGGTCGACAAGGAGCCCTCGAAGCTGCGCCCCGGTCAGCGCCTGGACCGGTTCGGATCCGAGTACGGCGGGTTCCTGGCCCCGGCCGGTGACTCGTACGCGGAGCGGGCACTGCCGCCGCAGAACCTCAACACCCGTGAAGCGGCCTTCCCCTGCGACTACCGGGTGTACAAGGTCGCCAAGCCCTTCTGGGTGTGGCAGGGGAGCATCGCCCCCTGGTTCGAGCAGTCCGGCGGAGGCCAGCAGATCAAGCTCGACGCGGTCTTCCTCGACCCGGGCGAGGGCCAGCGGCTGAACGTCAAGTGGCTGCTGGAACACGGCTACCTCGCTCCCGCCGCCTAG
- a CDS encoding SpoIIE family protein phosphatase produces the protein MGGERHEPPPEEFEAELDQIAELNRMDAPSPAPRDGRGSRPAAEGVPPGDAVRRRDSLLLSAGHAIGESDSLDEALRLVAGLYAPDFPLDGQCVFGIGDGHLSALAQHGFRPGGMVDQGFRMPMTTEYPAAEVARTGRAVFLASTREYRAAFPATWHMSARKGRNAWAFLPLVTAGRVVGVWLAAFRSPVPFSTSERALLTVTGRMVGQVLERARAGKAELALSRGLRRSMRAAGPAMTGLSVATRYVPTGGGLMVGGDWYDSIDLPSGRLALVIGDVQGHDVHAAGLMAQLRTAVHAYAAEGHGPDAVLARASRFLTTLDEDRFATCLYIEADPSTGNLHIARAGHPHPVLRTPDGTCLIKHISGGLPLGLMPGEEDYPVDTLRLHDGEVLMLCTDGLIENGGHDMYSGWVRVRDAFSPGPVEDLEAMADRLMSAVLSPEPGAREGAARDGDDIALLLVRRDSVKPRAEVDKRRLVLTIGQDQGEGLAEARAELKALLYDWARPDQVDTAVLLATELLGNVLVHTDQDGSLTAYVTGETGRRRLLVEVMDRGDELPHQRTPVELASSGRGLLLLDILADQWGVRPEPEGKTAWFALTEASPPDAADGTAV, from the coding sequence ATGGGTGGTGAACGGCATGAACCGCCGCCGGAGGAGTTCGAGGCCGAGCTGGACCAGATCGCCGAGCTGAACCGGATGGACGCCCCGTCCCCGGCGCCGCGGGACGGCCGGGGGAGCCGGCCCGCCGCCGAGGGCGTCCCGCCCGGTGATGCGGTCAGACGCCGCGACTCGCTCCTGCTCTCGGCCGGTCACGCGATCGGCGAGTCCGACTCGCTCGACGAGGCGCTGAGACTGGTGGCCGGGCTGTACGCGCCGGACTTCCCGCTCGACGGCCAGTGCGTGTTCGGAATCGGCGACGGGCACCTCAGCGCGCTGGCCCAGCACGGATTCCGGCCCGGAGGCATGGTCGACCAGGGCTTCCGGATGCCGATGACGACCGAATACCCGGCCGCCGAGGTCGCCAGGACCGGCCGGGCGGTGTTCCTGGCCTCGACGCGGGAGTACCGCGCCGCGTTCCCGGCCACCTGGCACATGTCGGCCCGCAAGGGCCGCAACGCCTGGGCCTTCCTGCCGCTGGTGACCGCCGGGCGGGTCGTCGGAGTATGGCTCGCCGCCTTCCGCTCACCCGTCCCCTTCAGTACGAGCGAGCGCGCCCTGCTGACCGTCACCGGCCGGATGGTCGGCCAGGTCCTCGAACGCGCACGGGCCGGCAAGGCGGAACTGGCCCTCTCCCGCGGCCTGCGCCGGAGCATGCGCGCCGCAGGTCCCGCTATGACCGGCCTGAGCGTCGCCACCCGCTACGTGCCGACCGGGGGAGGGCTCATGGTCGGCGGGGACTGGTACGACAGCATCGACCTGCCCAGCGGCCGACTCGCCCTGGTCATCGGAGACGTACAGGGCCACGATGTGCACGCGGCGGGGCTGATGGCCCAGCTGCGCACGGCCGTGCACGCGTACGCCGCCGAGGGGCACGGCCCGGACGCCGTACTGGCACGGGCCTCCCGCTTCCTGACCACCCTGGACGAGGACCGGTTCGCCACCTGCCTCTACATCGAGGCCGACCCGTCCACCGGCAACCTGCACATCGCACGCGCAGGCCACCCGCACCCCGTCCTGCGGACTCCGGACGGCACCTGCCTGATCAAGCACATCAGCGGCGGACTGCCGCTCGGCCTGATGCCCGGCGAGGAGGACTACCCCGTCGACACCCTGCGCCTGCACGACGGCGAGGTCCTGATGCTGTGCACGGACGGCCTGATCGAGAACGGCGGCCACGACATGTACAGCGGCTGGGTGCGGGTGCGCGACGCGTTCTCGCCCGGCCCCGTCGAGGACCTCGAAGCGATGGCGGACCGGCTGATGTCGGCCGTCCTCAGCCCCGAACCCGGCGCCCGGGAGGGCGCCGCCCGCGACGGCGACGACATCGCGCTCCTGCTGGTGCGCCGCGACTCCGTGAAGCCGCGCGCCGAGGTCGACAAGCGCCGCCTGGTACTCACCATCGGCCAGGACCAGGGCGAGGGCCTGGCCGAGGCACGCGCCGAGCTGAAGGCGCTGCTGTACGACTGGGCGCGGCCCGACCAGGTGGACACCGCGGTCCTCCTGGCGACGGAACTGCTCGGCAACGTACTCGTGCACACCGACCAGGACGGCTCACTCACCGCCTACGTCACCGGGGAGACCGGCCGGCGCAGACTGCTCGTCGAGGTCATGGACCGGGGCGACGAACTGCCCCACCAGCGGACCCCGGTCGAACTCGCCTCGTCGGGACGGGGGCTGCTGCTCCTTGACATCCTGGCCGACCAATGGGGCGTACGGCCCGAACCCGAGGGCAAGACCGCCTGGTTCGCCCTCACCGAGGCGTCCCCGCCCGATGCCGCGGACGGCACCGCGGTCTGA
- a CDS encoding ABC transporter ATP-binding protein — protein MSMEVTAWSSLHSAMSAQQDRRPFSRATVRRIAAFARPRRRELYRFLVLSVVTALLAVATPVLAGRVVNAIVQGKENGTVTRLALVIALIAVAEAGLGLLTRLLSATLGEGLILDLRTAVFDHVQRMPVAFFTRTRTGALVSRLNNDVIGAQRAFSNTLSGVVSNLVTLLLTLTVMLTISWQITLLALVLLPVFVVPARRMGSRMARMQREAAGHNAAMGTQMTERFSAPGATLVKLFGRPADESAEFAARAGRVRDIGIRTAMAQSTFITALTLVSALALALVYGLGGYYALRGSLEPGAVVALALLLTRLYAPLTALAGARVEVMSALVSFERVFEILDLKPLIAEKPDARKVPDGPVSVEFDGVSFGYPSADKVSLASLEEVATLDSRGGTEVLHDVSFRAEPGRMVALVGSSGAGKSTIAQLLPRLYDTDAGAVRLNGVDVRDLSADSIRETLGMVTQDGHLFHESVRANLTLARPGASEEEIWDALRRSRLDGLVASLPDGLDTVVGERGYRLSGGERQRLTIARLLLAQQRVVILDEATAHLDSTSEAAVQEALAEALEGRTAVVIAHRLSTVRAADLILVIEEGRVAERGTHSELLAAGGRYEELYRTQFESPAANGARPESVPAE, from the coding sequence ATGAGTATGGAAGTCACGGCTTGGTCATCGCTGCACAGTGCGATGAGCGCCCAGCAGGACCGCCGGCCGTTCTCCCGGGCCACCGTGCGTCGGATCGCCGCCTTCGCCCGGCCGCGCCGCCGTGAGCTCTACCGCTTCCTCGTGCTGAGCGTGGTCACCGCCCTGCTGGCGGTGGCCACGCCGGTACTGGCCGGCCGGGTGGTCAACGCGATCGTGCAGGGCAAGGAGAACGGCACGGTGACCCGGCTGGCGCTGGTGATCGCCCTGATCGCCGTGGCCGAGGCGGGGCTCGGCCTGCTGACCCGCCTGCTGTCGGCCACCCTGGGCGAGGGTCTGATCCTGGATCTGCGCACAGCGGTCTTCGACCACGTGCAGCGGATGCCGGTCGCCTTCTTCACCCGGACCCGCACCGGGGCCCTGGTGAGCCGGCTCAACAACGACGTCATCGGGGCTCAGCGGGCGTTCAGCAACACCCTGTCCGGCGTGGTGTCCAACCTGGTGACCCTGTTGCTGACCCTCACGGTGATGCTCACCATCTCCTGGCAGATCACCCTGCTCGCGCTCGTCCTGCTGCCGGTGTTCGTCGTGCCCGCGCGGCGGATGGGCTCCAGGATGGCCCGGATGCAGCGTGAGGCGGCCGGTCACAACGCCGCCATGGGCACCCAGATGACCGAGCGTTTCTCGGCTCCCGGCGCGACTCTGGTCAAGCTGTTCGGCCGTCCGGCCGACGAGTCCGCCGAGTTCGCCGCTCGCGCCGGCCGGGTCCGGGACATCGGGATCCGTACGGCCATGGCGCAGTCGACGTTCATCACGGCGCTCACCCTGGTGTCCGCGCTGGCTCTCGCGCTGGTCTACGGGCTCGGCGGCTACTACGCGCTGCGCGGGAGCCTGGAGCCGGGTGCGGTCGTGGCGCTCGCGCTGCTGCTGACCCGGCTCTACGCCCCGCTGACCGCGCTTGCCGGTGCCCGGGTCGAGGTGATGAGCGCCCTGGTGAGCTTCGAGCGGGTCTTCGAGATCCTGGACCTGAAGCCGCTGATCGCCGAGAAGCCGGATGCCCGCAAGGTGCCGGACGGCCCGGTGTCGGTGGAGTTCGACGGGGTGTCCTTCGGCTACCCGTCCGCCGACAAGGTCTCCCTCGCCTCTCTCGAAGAGGTCGCGACGCTCGATTCCCGGGGCGGTACGGAGGTCCTGCACGATGTCTCCTTCCGTGCCGAGCCCGGCCGGATGGTCGCCCTGGTCGGCTCCTCGGGCGCGGGCAAGTCGACGATCGCGCAGCTGCTGCCCCGGCTGTACGACACCGATGCCGGCGCGGTGCGGCTGAACGGCGTCGACGTACGCGATCTGAGCGCCGACTCGATCCGCGAGACCCTCGGCATGGTCACCCAGGACGGGCACCTCTTCCATGAGTCGGTCCGCGCCAACCTCACGCTGGCCAGGCCCGGAGCGAGCGAGGAGGAGATCTGGGACGCCCTGCGCCGCTCCCGCCTCGACGGGCTGGTGGCCTCGCTGCCCGACGGCCTCGACACGGTCGTGGGCGAGCGCGGCTACCGGCTCTCGGGCGGTGAACGGCAGCGGCTGACGATCGCCAGGCTGCTCCTGGCCCAGCAGCGCGTCGTGATCCTCGACGAGGCGACCGCGCACCTCGACTCGACGTCGGAGGCGGCCGTGCAGGAGGCGCTGGCGGAGGCGCTGGAGGGACGCACCGCCGTGGTGATCGCCCACCGGCTCTCGACGGTGCGGGCGGCCGACCTGATCCTGGTCATCGAGGAGGGCCGGGTGGCCGAGCGCGGCACGCACAGCGAGCTGCTGGCCGCGGGTGGGCGGTACGAGGAGCTGTACCGGACGCAGTTCGAGTCGCCGGCGGCGAACGGCGCGCGCCCGGAGTCCGTCCCGGCCGAATGA
- a CDS encoding PepSY domain-containing protein — MTYHPRPKNTGLLRAHRLRAAGAACVVLTAALLTGCGQDSGSASTGTETSEAARAVPEGTTSPTPSPSASLTKDQEKRKKLLASTKITFDKALTTAEGAVAGSKVIELDLKGPGKSDDDTDASASASATAGASESASASASPSGASSSPSGAGASPSGASASPSASPAAKGPEWVAAVVAKDGTEHTVRIDAVSGKVLQSVEDPDQDAQEKSRTAERIAKATQTPQQAAKAATAKAKGTVTSLDLDDNDKNVLVWSVDVVAKDFKETTVDIDAASGSVTGEHVDND, encoded by the coding sequence ATGACCTATCACCCCCGACCGAAGAACACCGGACTCCTCCGCGCCCACCGCCTCCGTGCGGCCGGCGCCGCCTGCGTCGTCCTGACCGCGGCCCTGCTCACCGGCTGCGGCCAGGACAGCGGCAGCGCGTCGACGGGGACGGAGACCTCCGAAGCCGCGCGCGCCGTCCCGGAAGGGACGACCAGCCCCACGCCCAGCCCGAGCGCCTCGCTGACCAAGGACCAGGAGAAGCGCAAGAAGCTGCTGGCCTCCACCAAGATCACCTTCGACAAGGCCCTCACCACGGCCGAGGGAGCCGTCGCGGGAAGCAAGGTGATCGAACTCGACCTGAAGGGCCCGGGGAAGTCCGACGACGACACCGACGCGTCCGCGAGTGCGAGCGCGACCGCCGGCGCGTCCGAGTCCGCGAGTGCGAGCGCCTCCCCGTCCGGTGCCAGTTCCTCACCGAGCGGTGCCGGCGCATCGCCCTCCGGAGCGAGCGCCTCCCCGTCCGCCAGCCCCGCCGCCAAGGGCCCGGAGTGGGTGGCGGCCGTCGTGGCGAAGGACGGCACCGAGCACACCGTGCGCATCGACGCCGTCTCCGGCAAGGTGCTCCAGTCCGTCGAGGACCCGGACCAGGACGCGCAGGAGAAGTCCCGCACCGCCGAGCGCATCGCCAAGGCCACGCAGACGCCGCAGCAGGCGGCCAAGGCCGCGACCGCCAAGGCCAAGGGCACCGTCACCTCCCTCGACCTGGACGACAACGACAAGAACGTCCTCGTCTGGTCCGTCGACGTCGTCGCCAAGGACTTCAAGGAGACGACGGTCGACATCGACGCGGCCAGTGGCTCCGTCACCGGCGAGCACGTCGACAACGACTGA